In Phaeodactylum tricornutum CCAP 1055/1 chromosome 21, whole genome shotgun sequence, the following proteins share a genomic window:
- a CDS encoding predicted protein — translation MNPRHVWAVSATSTTVLIFSAWYWLNLYHGKALQSIVYTPKVTPYGVYTSVWEVCIYHVWFLVLGSVVDGNSLLTQLARWQHHDRPGLEHRVHSDLRQVLTARPSADETTPSRNNDADFTAVTMPKSIEDGAENIVVAHSARTIFYHAIQTLLDERFEETGVRKLRIGTHSVQFGSFYRLLQTLPDATIEFVQMDFHPLHWTLDAQSVDVEAFRSCDLILVQHVFGVPLPQDPLLELGKRYNIPVMEDCVQSGSLYGSYQGHPGADLTLWSGGLDKIPSCLGGGFAYFRNTPHGNKLYQACRDRNEALPVDSWRDRALSIFKQFVHLAIAKNTLGIDNLLGFTGYAWLREHHGNAIPWYHIGLQVRKDKALAPFQHETSKFLRRPSAAQLLAMRYGVRKTLHYEKVARLEISQRAFLLSHIPSQYHHKLFPWMTTEVLLAHERNLGISEFTWVVAPDAASRRRFTQFLSDRFVIALINTTWEYNGDNIGKDICQRLVYLPNLNEMTQAQIKHVASVLTAWSEEEQLDDMSETPSKSTTAQATKITNSETRQEGIQLQVNPIVNVPEYIVTAQSS, via the coding sequence ATGAACCCTCGACACGTCTGGGCCGTGTCGgctacgtcgacgacggttcTCATTTTCTCGGCATGGTACTGGTTGAATCTGTATCATGGGAAAGCCCTGCAATCGATCGTCTATACTCCCAAAGTCACGCCGTACGGTGTCTACACAAGCGTTTGGGAAGTCTGTATCTATCACGTTTGGTTCCTAGTACTGGGCAGTGTCGTTGATGGCAACAGTCTGCTGACCCAATTGGCACGGTGGCAACACCACGACCGCCCCGGGTTGGAACACCGAGTACACAGCGATCTCCGGCAGGTACTCACGGCGCGTCCGAGTGCCGACGAGACAACTCCTAGCCGGAACAACGATGCCGACTTTACCGCGGTCACCATGCCAAAATCCATCGAGGACGGAGCCGAGAATATTGTCGTGGCGCATTCGGCCCGCACCATCTTTTACCACGCGATTCAAACCTTACTCGACGAGCGATTCGAAGAGACGGGGGTTCGCAAACTACGCATTGGTACACATTCGGTGCAGTTTGGTTCCTTCTATCGCCTTTTGCAGACTCTGCCAGACGCCACCATCGAATTTGTACAGATGGATTTCCATCCGCTGCATTGGACACTGGACGCGCAATCGGTAGATGTTGAGGCTTTTCGATCGTGCGACCTGATTCTTGTACAACACGTCTTTGGCGTTCCGCTACCACAAGATCCACTCCTAGAGCTCGGCAAGCGCTACAACATTCCCGTCATGGAAGATTGTGTGCAGTCTGGATCCTTGTACGGAAGCTACCAGGGGCATCCCGGGGCCGATTTGACCTTGTGGAGTGGCGGACTCGACAAGATACCTTCCTGTCTGGGTGGCGGATTTGCTTACTTTCGCAATACTCCACATGGCAATAAGCTTTATCAAGCCTGCCGTGATCGAAACGAGGCTTTGCCGGTCGATTCTTGGCGAGATCGGGCTCTGTCAATCTTCAAACAGTTTGTACATTTGGCCATTGCCAAAAATACCCTGGGGATTGACAATTTGTTGGGATTCACCGGATATGCATGGTTGCGGGAACATCACGGCAATGCCATTCCCTGGTATCACATTGGTCTTCAAGTCCGCAAGGACAAGGCATTGGCTCCTTTTCAACACGAAACTTCCAAATTTTTGCGACGTCCCTCGGCTGCCCAGCTTTTGGCCATGCGCTACGGTGTCCGCAAAACTTTGCACTACGAGAAAGTAGCCCGGCTGGAAATATCGCAACGAGCATTCCTCTTGTCGCATATTCCCTCCCAATATCACCACAAGCTCTTTCCCTGGATGACAACAGAAGTCCTGCTGGCCCACGAACGCAATCTCGGTATTTCGGAGTTTACCTGGGTGGTGGCCCCGGATGCAGCATCGCGCCGTCGCTTCACACAATTCCTAAGTGATCGTTTCGTCATTGCATTGATCAACACCACCTGGGAATACAACGGGGACAATATCGGTAAGGATATCTGCCAACGACTCGTCTATTTACCAAATTTGAACGAAATGACGCAGGCTCAGATCAAGCATGTTGCAAGTGTACTGACGGCATGGTCAGAAGAGGAACAGCTAGATGACATGTCGGAAACTCCTAGTAAATCTACGACGGCACAAGCCACCAAGATTACCAACTCCGAGACACGTCAGGAAGGAATCCAGCTCCAGGTGAATCCGATAGTGAATGTTCCGGAGTATATTGTCACAGCACAATCTTCCTAG
- the Gsr_1 gene encoding glutathione-disulfide reductase (involved in aminoacid metabolism, no targeting sequences found, enzyme is probably cytosolic), with protein MSTSYDFDYVVIGGGSGGVSSAKRAAQVYGQQVAVIEGNRWGGTCVNVGCVPKKIMYQAATMREMLKHDAAMYEFPQPSDTTIRWGALKDKRDKYIVRLNNIYANGLRSAGVTAFQGFGELQDPHTILVHQNDGTQQTITADKILIATGGKPMVPPGEGVVEHTITSDGFFELETQPDKVVVVGAGYIAVELAGVLNALGSQVHLVVRKSQALRDFDPDISKFLDREMVNAGIQIHRNTGGVLRVEEVHGKKTVFCVDNLTVIDGADVVLMAPGRVPMTDIPNVEGLGLSTVGVKQRPSKHIVVDDYQNTSVDNIFAIGDVCGIVELTPMAIAAGRRLADRVFGGQAPMKASYELVPTVVFSHPPIGTVGLTEPQAMAKYGPENIKLYTSTFVNLYYSMFDMEPADKPKTYMKIICAGVEEQVVGLHLIGMAVDEILQGFGVAMKMGATKADFDACVAIHPTASEELVTMGTWGTSAQHSGAKVAPLAGASSREPTLHGSAHGSSKM; from the coding sequence CCGCTGGGGTGGCACCTGCGTAAACGTTGGTTGTGTCCCCAAGAAGATCATGTACCAGGCTGCGACGATGCGTGAAATGCTCAAGCACGACGCCGCCATGTACGAATTCCCCCAACCTTCCGATACCACCATTCGTTGGGGCGCACTCAAAGACAAACGCGACAAGTATATTGTGCGTCTCAACAATATCTACGCCAACGGACTACGGAGTGCCGGAGTTACCGCCTTTCAGGGCTTTGGCGAACTCCAGGACCCTCACACGATCCTCGTACACCAGAACGACGGAACGCAGCAAACCATTACGGCAGACAAGATTCTCATTGCCACCGGTGGCAAGCCCATGGTGCCTCCGGGGGAAGGCGTGGTGGAACACACCATTACGTCCGATGGATTCTTTGAACTCGAAACGCAGCCCGACAaggtcgttgttgtcggggCGGGATACATTGCCGTCGAACTCGCCGGAGTCCTCAACGCACTCGGCAGTCAAGTACACCTCGTCGTGCGGAAATCACAAGCCCTCCGGGATTTCGATCCCGATatttccaaatttttggaCCGGGAAATGGTCAACGCCGGCATTCAAATCCACCGAAACACTGGAGGGGTCCTCCGGGTGGAAGAAGTCCACGGCAAGAAAACCGTGTTCTGCGTCGACAATCTTACCGTCATTGACGGTGCCGACGTCGTCCTCATGGCGCCGGGACGCGTCCCCATGACGGATATTCCCAACGTGGAAGGCTTGGGGCTCTCGACCGTCGGTGTCAAGCAGCGTCCCTCCAAACACATCGTGGTGGATGACTACCAGAACACTTCCGTCGACAACATTTTCGCGATTGGCGACGTCTGTGGGATTGTGGAACTCACACCCATGGCCATTGCCGCCGGACGCCGACTCGCCGACCGCGTCTTTGGTGGACAAGCTCCCATGAAGGCTTCCTACGAACTCGTACCTACCGTCGTCTTTTCGCATCCCCCCATTGGAACCGTGGGACTCACCGAACCCCAGGCAATGGCCAAGTACGGCCCGGAAAATATCAAACTCTACACCAGCACCTTTGTCAATCTCTACTACTCCATGTTCGACATGGAACCCGCGGATAAACCCAAAACTTACATGAAAATTATCTGTGCCGGCGTGGAGGAACAAGTGGTGGGTTTGCATTTGATCGGTATGGCCGTGGACGAAATCCTGCAGGGTTTTGGCGTGGCCATGAAAATGGGGGCCACCAAGGCAGATTTCGACGCCTGCGTGGCCATTCACCCCACGGCTTCGGAAGAGCTCGTCACCATGGGAACCTGGGGCACCAGTGCCCAACATTCCGGTGCCAAGGTTGCGCCCTTGGCCGGGGCCTCTTCGCGGGAACCCACCCTTCACGGCAGTGCCCACGGTAGTAGCAAGATGTGA
- a CDS encoding predicted protein, which yields MKLASRVRRLSLLTIMVAGVVAFSTSDVKVLTRQIQSASKERVAAVVDFLLSSDCDKDSPFLKGLRICGKAKRADLALRLYQKHPTEACRSVAISAMGLCQELELALQLLHEPPSATAAAYNAAIAACGKCRNWEEAMTVYNGMPVALKSTLTANALLSVLARYQRGTEAFTVLQSMPTSPDRVSYHSVVRALTQTPNGLAVILPVLTMLKDADLAPTDDIFDMAIQSCLKHNDVGLLQKVKLLKDPGTPATIPVARVSWEFLPKVGRGKSGYWKMGELVPSLSRGNQDGTITVGVQPHRNLTRFGITFVFYQNEIKLGYLLMENSPQRQESMLMGLLVTNTKRGGGLSKIFLACWLRFCEMGDLRPVTGVIRKPLLALVLQHRFGFQPEAGNGIEVEVSMESKPGGDGSEQGDSSSIVLSATSTTKNIEGAFSSRDIAKQGLRLETRTALASSAASDTTGPVHATAGRRVSVLCRFIPPPSEYWQDQVKVVLSGQTSNERFRFESNVAASDVRRIFLFEGIQTEAPQK from the coding sequence ATGAAGCTGGCCTCTAGAGTGAGACGCCTTTCGCTGCTCACAATAATGGTCGCGGGGGTCGTAGCTTTCTCGACATCCGACGTCAAAGTCCTGACACGGCAAATTCAATCCGCATCCAAAGAACGCGTTGCTGCCGTCGTCGATTTCTTACTGTcttctgactgtgacaaagATTCCCCCTTCCTGAAAGGCCTTCGTATTTGTGGAAAAGCCAAGCGGGCGGATCTGGCGCTCCGGCTGTATCAGAAACATCCCACGGAAGCCTGTCGATCCGTTGCCATTTCCGCAATGGGCTTGTGTCAGGAGTTGGAGCTGGCGCTGCAGCTACTGCACGAACCTCCAAGCGCCACGGCAGCTGCTTACAATGCCGCGATCGCGGCTTGTGGAAAGTGTCGTAACTGGGAAGAGGCGATGACTGTCTACAACGGCATGCCGGTGGCTTTGAAATCGACCTTGACGGCCAACGCGCTGTTGTCGGTGCTGGCACGGTACCAGCGGGGAACGGAAGCTTTCACAGTACTACAGTCCATGCCAACATCTCCGGATAGGGTGAGCTATCACTCTGTGGTTCGAGCATTGACGCAAACCCCTAATGGGCTAGCTGTGATCTTGCCGGTCCTCACGATGCTAAAAGACGCTGATCTTGCTCCGACTGACGACATCTTCGACATGGCGATCCAAAGTTGCCTGAAGCACAACGACGTTGGGCTCCTTCAAAAAGTCAAGCTGCTGAAAGACCCGGGGACACCCGCCACGATTCCGGTTGCTCGTGTATCCTGGGAATTTTTGCCTAAAGTGGGGCGGGGGAAAAGTGGTTACTGGAAAATGGGGGAACTCGTTCCAAGTCTTTCTCGTGGTAACCAGGACGGTACAATTACGGTAGGAGTTCAGCCGCACAGGAATCTGACGAGATTTGGCATTACCTTTGTTTTTTACCAGAATGAAATCAAACTAGGATATCTGCTGATGGAGAATTCTCCTCAACGTCAAGAGTCGATGCTCATGGGCCTACTCGTGACGAACACGAAAAGAGGTGGGGGTCTTTCCAAGATATTTCTGGCGTGCTGGCTGCGGTTTTGCGAAATGGGCGATCTCCGTCCAGTCACGGGTGTCATACGCAAGCCTTTGTTGGCACTAGTCTTGCAACACCGCTTTGGCTTTCAGCCAGAAGCTGGCAATGGCATTGAAGTCGAAGTGTCCATGGAGTCAAAACCGGGGGGAGATGGTAGTGAGCAAGGTGACTCTTCAAGCATTGTCTTATCGGCGACATCCACGACAAAGAACATCGAGGGCGCTTTTTCGTCGCGTGATATTGCCAAACAGGGCTTGCGTTTGGAAACACGTACTGCGCTTGCAAGTTCCGCAGCTTCGGATACCACTGGCCCAGTACATGCAACTGCCGGTCGGCGTGTTTCCGTTCTGTGTCGCTTCATCCCTCCACCGTCCGAATACTGGCAGGACCAGGTGAAAGTAGTGCTCTCCGGTCAAACTTCGAATGAGAGGTTTCGGTTCGAAAGCAACGTTGCAGCCTCTGACGTTCGGCGCATATTCCTCTTCGAAGGAATCCAGACGGAGGCGCCACAAAAGTGA
- a CDS encoding predicted protein yields MNLPSHLQDLIRNGAHIEIIVDNAKPQGVKRRRGSNPSLSPRSLTKHEKAELRWDAIPQTAPMKIPGRGWQTCSPTPSYKTSLTHCQSMRQTTAASAKHLQALMNISALPLKVPQRRSSLEDMDSKISTADMIAKVLEEIDFNADEFQSDFEDESDDEFCQCAPEQGSARTARIG; encoded by the coding sequence ATGAACTTACCCAGCCATCTCCAGGATCTTATCCGTAACGGAGCACACATTGAAATCATTGTCGATAATGCGAAACCTCAGGGAGTCAAGAGAAGGAGGGGGAGCAACCCTTCATTGTCTCCGCGCAGTCTTACAAAACACGAGAAGGCGGAACTCCGTTGGGATGCCATCCCACAGACCGCTCCAATGAAAATACCGGGGCGTGGTTGGCAGACGTGCTCCCCAACTCCGAGCTACAAAACAAGTCTGACCCATTGTCAATCCATGAGACAAACCACGGCTGCATCCGCCAAGCACTTGCAAGCACTAATGAATATATCTGCTTTGCCGCTGAAGGTACCACAAAGACGAAGCAGCTTGGAAGATATGGACAGCAAGATTTCTACGGCAGATATGATCGCCAAGGTGCTGGAAGAAATCGACTTCAATGCCGATGAGTTCCAATCAGATTTCGAAGACGAGAGTGACGACGAATTCTGCCAGTGCGCTCCTGAGCAAGGATCGGCCAGAACCGCACGAATTGGTTGA
- the LAG1 gene encoding longevity assurance protein (Protein involved in determining life span) gives MDTFRRTALAFESFRKLSGAFVTTVTEDTGADTYSIDNDATCPTTKFYLELRSDGTEPCSGTDWIILFLLVCLIHCISWGGRWLVWEPLANALAHHGQKHSAWNRADCQRLSTSMTACSFFLFSAFSVWRILFHKPWLWNARQWTQDLEAKHIDADFKFYYLLYAARFCSDSISLFFEDRRKDVFWTSAAHHLITLGLVLGSATAGLTRMGGVIMFFFDWADPPLLLAKSLKYLSRHPQDLYQTLANRLFEVFAVVFILTRNVLYNYVVYIGVRDLPPWAWISRLLLVLLAVLQTYWLSLLVQAILRQKQNNGVVEDMREKDVSAVATKKAQ, from the coding sequence ATGGATACGTTTCGCCGCACggctttggctttcgaaTCCTTCCGCAAATTGAGTGGAGCGTTCGTCACAACAGTGACAGAAGACACCGGCGCAGATACGTATAGTATCGACAACGATGCCACCTGTccgacaacaaaattttaCCTGGAATTGCGAAGTGATGGCACCGAACCTTGCTCCGGAACCGATTGGATCATTCTTTTCTTGCTTGTGTGTCTAATACATTGCATCAGTTGGGGAGGCCGTTGGTTGGTTTGGGAGCCACTCGCAAATGCCTTGGCTCACCACGGACAAAAACACTCGGCGTGGAATCGCGCTGATTGTCAGCGCCTCTCGACGAGCATGACAGCGTGCAgtttcttccttttttcCGCCTTCAGTGTGTGGAGAATACTATTCCACAAGCCATGGCTATGGAATGCTCGGCAGTGGACGCAAGATCTGGAAGCCAAGCATATTGATGCGGACTTCAAATTTTATTATTTGCTATATGCGGCTCGTTTTTGCTCGGATTCCATTTCGTTGTTTTTCGAAGATCGTCGGAAGGATGTCTTTTGGACCTCGGCCGCACATCACTTGATCACACTAGGTTTGGTCTTGGGATCAGCGACCGCTGGCTTGACAAGGATGGGTGGCGTTATCATGTTCTTTTTCGACTGGGCTGATCCgcctttgttgttggcaaAGTCTCTCAAGTATTTATCCCGGCATCCACAAGATCTTTACCAAACCCTTGCCAATCGTTTGTTCGAAGTGTTTGCGGTAGTATTTATCCTCACACGCAATGTGCTCTACAACTATGTGGTTTACATTGGCGTGCGCGATTTGCCGCCGTGGGCATGGATTTCTCGTCTTTTGCTTGTCCTCTTAGCAGTGCTGCAGACTTACTGGCTTAGTTTATTGGTTCAAGCCATTCTTCGTCAGAAGCAAAACAATGGCGTCGTGGAGGACATGCGAGAAAAAGACGTTTCCGCGGTTGCGACTAAAAAGGCACAATAG
- a CDS encoding predicted protein, translating into MALPEGLPETLKSRVHQLHPIKSPGTCIDTEISGSFVLYLPTVVLRYQHNPAFALSCRIANQHNLPLLVLVTLLDDTHHPDYCANSTQRRKEDICYQSTVMTARRLAFLLECLQEVTHAWQSHGAAVAIRIHGPECRTPHHLTLARSAAAIVTDEPFVDPYVTYVERVESVGRTLAKPVFRVDGSTSVAPAGQLQRIVGSSRSDDKPIILYKGVPSKAWIWEKSTAPKRRGEVMGVVEEGHFDAPTLSMPSPADFLSNPSFASLYSVLPAEWKDSKIPAPGRRPWSVADLTSIADCKAWALQWSGADSSVAPCVQTHGGARAGMKRWTVFLNHHLVKYARTRNNITQPHAVSRLSCYLNLGVISIFQVLFDLYNRDRNATEKFLDEIVKWREIGYVHCFAFPHSYAKPDVLPSWSRIHLERSCAASYGSNSSWSVDTRRRLLEGRFGDEVWDAMQTYLIETGELHNNARMTWGKAIVHWLKVSVGPKIYSSFCVT; encoded by the coding sequence ATGGCTCTACCGGAAGGCCTGCCAGAGACGCTGAAATCACGCGTTCACCAGCTTCATCCGATCAAGTCGCCCGGGACGTGTATAGATACTGAGATCAGCGGGTCGTTCGTGCTGTACTTGCCTACGGTCGTGCTGCGGTACCAACACAATCCGGCGTTTGCCTTGTCCTGTCGAATTGCCAATCAGCACAATCTACCCTTACTCGTCCTCGTAACACTCTTGGACGATACCCACCATCCGGACTATTGTGCAAACAGCACACAAAGAAGGAAAGAAGACATTTGTTACCAATCTACTGTTATGACGGCTCGGCGTTTGGCTTTTTTACTGGAATGTTTGCAGGAAGTAACACACGCGTGGCAATCACACGGTGCGGCGGTGGCCATTCGTATTCACGGACCAGAATGTCGGACGCCGCACCACTTGACGCTCGCACGTTCGGCTGCGGCTATCGTTACGGATGAACCCTTCGTAGATCCTTACGTGACGTATGTGGAACGTGTCGAAAGTGTTGGTCGGACTTTGGCAAAACCTGTGTTTCGAGTCGACGGAAGTACTTCTGTCGCGCCTGCTGGCCAACTGCAAAGAATTGTTGGCTCGAGTAGGTCTGATGACAAGCCCATTATATTGTACAAAGGTGTTCCGTCCAAGGCTTGGATATGGGAAAAGTCTACCGCGCCGAAACGAAGAGGAGAAGTGATGGGTGTTGTCGAGGAAGGCCATTTCGATGCCCCGACACTCAGTATGCCCTCGCCCGCCGATTTTTTGTCGAACCCCAGTTTTGCAAGCCTCTACAGCGTGCTCCCTGCCGAATGGAAAGATTCTAAGATTCCCGCTCCAGGCCGTCGGCCGTGGTCAGTTGCTGATCTTACATCTATTGCGGATTGCAAAGCTTGGGCACTACAATGGTCCGGCGCCGACTCTAGCGTTGCACCCTGTGTCCAAACTCACGGTGGAGCCAGAGCTGGAATGAAACGTTGGACCGTTTTCCTAAATCACCATTTGGTCAAGTACGCCCGGACACGCAACAACATTACTCAGCCACACGCCGTCAGTCGACTATCCTGCTATCTGAACTTGGGCGTAATTTCCATTTTTCAAGTTTTATTTGATCTTTATAATCGGGACCGGAACGCAACCGAAAAGTTTCTCGACGAAATCGTGAAATGGCGGGAAATTGGTTACGTACACTGCTTTGCGTTTCCACACTCTTATGCCAAACCCGACGTGCTTCCATCTTGGTCCCGCATTCATTTGGAACGTTCTTGTGCGGCAAGCTACGGTAGCAATTCCTCCTGGTCGGTGGATACCCGCCGTAGACTTTTGGAGGGACGATTCGGAGATGAAGTCTGGGACGCCATGCAGACGTACTTGATTGAGACGGGGGAACTCCACAACAATGCCCGCATGACTTGGGGCAAAGCAATAGTGCATTGGTTGAAGGTTTCAGTTGGGCCGAAGATTTACTCATCTTTTTGTGTCACATAA